One window of Phycisphaeraceae bacterium genomic DNA carries:
- a CDS encoding lamin tail domain-containing protein, whose protein sequence is MNIRTLAAIAALTTFGLAASAQVVINEVFENPPGSTDPSWEYLELYGRPGMSLTGYAIVVVKGGNEFGAPSEIDEAFQLDGLTIGANGLLVLHNNTAGASFIPARCAPGTTVVTFTARHIPTTDTAGNLANDDSSTYILMRKRPLHSIVGGVSVYAPGYAWRKDIDPDIDWNSRVDLPGHPVGGLTLEGYQMVDDVSWSHQGGKEYTRSTQQEISTTTGFNPDALSRLQYYGTNPRRGHRFNNDGVVTFTRIADEEWVYGDILSVPGIQYDPARSDGPTDPNGPRYDGSCNPDTTPGCAPNPSGVYLFKPINLTGFAMTPGNFNDGGVAGITQFRFVPGDFNFDGVADIEDHYLIHARLGATLDDTIIVEDNNNTPLDPSDDFTYTGWKWQGRDFNGILAMMEMSTNDGPGGTNAPSVTFADIEAHMKLIRTGELNDMTNGRR, encoded by the coding sequence ATGAACATTCGTACCCTCGCCGCCATCGCGGCACTTACCACCTTCGGTCTCGCGGCATCCGCGCAGGTCGTCATCAACGAGGTCTTCGAGAACCCGCCGGGAAGCACCGATCCGTCTTGGGAGTATCTCGAGCTGTACGGGCGCCCCGGCATGTCCCTCACCGGCTATGCGATCGTGGTCGTCAAGGGCGGCAATGAGTTTGGCGCTCCATCCGAGATCGACGAGGCCTTCCAACTCGACGGGCTCACGATCGGCGCGAACGGCCTGCTCGTCCTCCACAACAACACCGCAGGTGCGAGCTTCATCCCCGCTCGGTGCGCCCCGGGAACCACCGTCGTCACCTTCACGGCCCGGCACATCCCGACGACCGACACCGCCGGCAACCTCGCCAACGATGATTCGTCCACCTACATCCTCATGCGCAAGCGCCCGCTCCACTCCATCGTCGGAGGCGTCAGCGTCTACGCCCCGGGCTACGCCTGGCGCAAGGACATCGACCCCGACATCGACTGGAACAGCCGAGTCGACCTCCCCGGCCATCCCGTCGGCGGCCTGACGCTCGAGGGATACCAGATGGTCGACGATGTCTCCTGGTCCCACCAGGGCGGCAAGGAGTACACACGCTCCACCCAGCAGGAGATCTCCACCACGACTGGATTCAACCCCGACGCCCTCTCACGCCTCCAGTACTACGGCACAAATCCCCGGCGCGGGCACCGCTTCAACAACGACGGCGTCGTCACATTTACCCGCATCGCCGACGAGGAGTGGGTCTACGGCGACATCCTCTCCGTACCCGGCATCCAGTACGACCCCGCCCGTTCAGATGGCCCCACCGATCCCAACGGCCCCAGGTACGACGGCTCCTGCAACCCCGACACCACACCGGGATGCGCGCCCAACCCCTCGGGCGTCTACCTCTTCAAGCCGATCAACCTCACCGGCTTCGCGATGACCCCGGGCAACTTCAACGACGGTGGCGTCGCGGGCATCACCCAGTTCCGCTTCGTCCCCGGCGATTTCAACTTCGACGGTGTCGCAGACATCGAAGACCACTACCTCATCCACGCCCGCCTCGGCGCGACTCTCGACGACACCATCATCGTCGAAGACAACAACAACACCCCGCTCGACCCCTCCGATGACTTTACATACACCGGATGGAAGTGGCAGGGAAGAGACTTCAACGGCATCCTCGCCATGATGGAGATGAGCACCAACGACGGCCCGGGCGGCACAAACGCCCCCTCTGTCACCTTCGCGGACATCGAGGCACACATGAAGCTCATCCGCACCGGCGAACTCAACGACATGACCAACGGCCGCCGCTGA
- a CDS encoding DUF1559 domain-containing protein, producing the protein MPRKFTLSQVPSSSGSRAFTLIELLVVIAVIALLIGILLPSLGAAREAARTTVCASGLRQLGMGLLGYANDYRGAYGGGPFDNRVKQAWGPIDEASWVASLANGGFAQPGKILCPSSPARFNQNLIMNRLSDGSKTWTNPTEAERDEMIARGINTNYTTCWYLAYTEMKRPSDPFADPMNKNDVVGPLTEKYLSAVSPSFVPLMGDGRSDAGDAGEQIVYMGERLPTVKSMSDGPIKRDPVSGEYAWQDYDDLGPGHGGRSVGASRSPKKGHTRTIGNFAFADGHVGSFRDLNNDQEWGGDYIDGKFVYDELQGKVFGGILSSGKRW; encoded by the coding sequence TTGCCGCGAAAGTTCACGCTATCTCAGGTTCCATCCAGCTCCGGGTCTCGCGCGTTCACCCTCATCGAGCTCCTCGTCGTCATCGCGGTGATCGCGTTGCTGATCGGGATCCTGCTGCCTTCTCTCGGTGCCGCTCGTGAGGCGGCACGCACCACGGTCTGCGCCAGCGGCCTCCGCCAGCTCGGCATGGGACTCCTCGGCTACGCGAATGACTACCGGGGCGCATACGGAGGTGGCCCGTTCGACAATCGCGTCAAACAGGCGTGGGGTCCCATCGATGAGGCCTCGTGGGTCGCGTCGCTCGCCAACGGCGGCTTTGCACAACCCGGAAAGATCCTCTGCCCCAGCAGCCCCGCACGGTTCAATCAGAACCTGATCATGAATCGCCTCTCCGACGGCTCCAAGACCTGGACGAATCCCACCGAAGCCGAGCGCGACGAGATGATCGCCCGAGGCATCAACACCAACTACACCACCTGCTGGTACCTCGCGTACACCGAGATGAAGCGCCCTTCCGATCCCTTCGCCGACCCCATGAACAAGAACGACGTGGTCGGGCCGCTGACCGAGAAGTACCTGAGCGCGGTCTCCCCCTCGTTCGTTCCACTCATGGGAGACGGCCGCTCTGACGCTGGCGATGCCGGCGAACAGATCGTCTACATGGGCGAACGCCTCCCCACCGTCAAGTCCATGTCCGACGGACCCATCAAGCGAGATCCCGTCTCCGGTGAGTACGCGTGGCAGGACTACGACGACCTCGGCCCAGGACACGGCGGCCGCTCCGTCGGTGCATCCCGCAGCCCCAAGAAGGGGCACACACGCACAATCGGCAACTTCGCCTTTGCCGACGGACACGTCGGATCCTTCCGCGATCTCAACAACGACCAGGAATGGGGCGGCGACTACATCGATGGAAAGTTCGTCTACGACGAACTCCAGGGCAAGGTCTTCGGCGGCATCCTGTCGTCCGGCAAGCGTTGGTAG
- the hflX gene encoding GTPase HflX, producing the protein MTANKERTTIKVQSERAILAAVRLPDSNYDIANPFGELRALAEQAGALVVGEVEQRRERPEAGMFMGRGKVEELLGICDATGATTVIFDHDLSPRQISNIEEVVKRKVIDRSELILDIFASRATTHEAKLQVELAQLEYTYPRLKSMWTHLERQAGGGIGTRGPGEQQLETDRRLVQARKLDLLRELRLIQDRKRREVRRRKSDHVTVGLVGYTNAGKSTLFNTLTTGGAYADDRVFATLVTRTREWDLGGGLAVMLSDTVGFVRDLPHNLIASFRATLEEATHADLLLIVLDASDDAAELQYRTVMSTLEDLFKETAEAEAADGESWSEPAVALLLNKADRLPTNAAVLEWQSRVPGAIAISSLPGADGRMRLGQDALEDIVRRHAQGDVDEVEITLPLSEAKSIHFIENRGHVLDRAYDTSTVTLRARIGRRQLDQLRSSGTRMQVRSGGSA; encoded by the coding sequence ATGACCGCAAACAAAGAACGCACGACAATCAAGGTCCAGTCCGAGCGGGCGATCCTCGCCGCGGTTCGACTCCCTGACTCAAACTACGACATCGCCAACCCATTCGGCGAGCTCCGTGCGCTGGCCGAGCAGGCGGGGGCGCTGGTCGTCGGAGAGGTCGAGCAACGTCGCGAACGTCCGGAAGCCGGCATGTTCATGGGGCGCGGCAAGGTCGAGGAACTGCTCGGCATCTGCGACGCCACCGGCGCGACCACCGTGATCTTCGACCACGACCTCTCCCCACGCCAGATCAGCAACATCGAAGAGGTCGTGAAGCGGAAGGTCATCGATCGCAGCGAGCTCATCCTCGACATCTTCGCCAGCCGCGCCACCACCCATGAGGCCAAGCTCCAGGTCGAACTCGCGCAGCTCGAATACACCTATCCGCGCCTGAAGTCGATGTGGACGCACCTCGAACGACAGGCGGGCGGCGGCATCGGCACACGCGGGCCCGGCGAGCAGCAGCTTGAAACCGACCGACGCCTCGTCCAGGCCAGAAAGCTCGACCTCCTCCGCGAACTCCGCCTGATCCAGGACAGAAAGCGCCGCGAGGTCCGCCGCAGAAAGAGCGACCACGTCACCGTCGGCCTCGTCGGCTACACCAACGCCGGAAAGAGCACGCTCTTCAACACGCTCACCACCGGCGGGGCATATGCGGACGATCGCGTCTTCGCGACCCTCGTCACACGAACCCGCGAGTGGGATCTGGGCGGCGGGCTCGCAGTCATGCTCTCGGACACCGTCGGATTCGTCCGCGACCTCCCCCACAACCTCATCGCTTCCTTCCGGGCAACGCTCGAAGAGGCGACACACGCCGACCTTCTCCTGATCGTGCTCGACGCGTCCGATGATGCAGCCGAACTCCAATACCGAACCGTGATGTCAACGCTTGAAGATCTCTTCAAAGAGACGGCCGAGGCAGAGGCCGCGGACGGCGAATCGTGGAGCGAGCCCGCCGTCGCGCTCCTTCTCAACAAGGCCGATCGGCTGCCGACCAACGCCGCCGTCTTGGAGTGGCAGTCGCGCGTGCCGGGCGCGATCGCGATCAGTTCGCTTCCCGGAGCCGACGGCAGGATGCGCCTCGGCCAGGACGCGCTCGAAGACATCGTCCGACGCCACGCGCAGGGAGATGTAGACGAGGTCGAGATCACGCTCCCCCTCAGCGAGGCCAAGTCGATCCACTTCATCGAGAACCGGGGACACGTGCTGGACAGGGCCTACGACACTTCCACAGTCACGCTCCGCGCCAGAATCGGACGACGACAGCTCGACCAGCTCCGATCATCCGGAACCCGCATGCAGGTCCGGAGCGGCGGGTCCGCGTGA
- a CDS encoding S41 family peptidase produces MKTARLATKAVLFSILGVAVVGSTLAIARRDDFAFFDPILDVKGAIDRYYLEQPDEKAMQIGAIQGMIETLNDPYTVFVPARDRKEFDKELTGEYVGIGAQIQIRDGWLTIASPLEDSPAYRVGLMADDRVTKIDGESTFGLTDEQCVERLTGEPGTSVTLTIERKGEQIELQVVREPIKTRSVKGFHRDPTDAQKWQAYIDPARKIMYLRLTQFTPNCSFEFAQALVAAGADKGEVKGLIVDLRWNGGGVLQDAIAIADMFLSEGVIVSTKGRAHSEEVARASAPGTLPEFPITVLVNSQSASAAEVLAGALSENGRAVVVGTRTFGKGLVQTVRTLPNSGGAQLKITEQAYYLPSGRSLHRKGDSAEWGVDPTDGFYLPITDQEVIDLFTVRREQDIIRNGASASESDWADPDRILEKLKDRQLAAALRAIQAKIDTGEWLQTGQPLPQRGAQAGEELARLLRTRDRIERELLRIDERIEMLQAASGKPAELPDLWDDEIEITGGRLIVYDKSGQKVSELQITGPNVERALQSADVKKSEEGTGE; encoded by the coding sequence TTGAAGACCGCTCGTCTGGCGACCAAAGCCGTTCTGTTCTCGATTCTTGGCGTGGCTGTCGTGGGCTCGACCCTCGCGATCGCCAGGCGTGACGACTTCGCGTTCTTTGATCCGATCCTGGACGTGAAGGGCGCGATCGATCGTTACTACTTGGAGCAGCCGGATGAGAAGGCGATGCAGATCGGTGCGATCCAGGGGATGATCGAGACGCTGAACGATCCGTACACCGTCTTCGTGCCGGCGCGGGATCGCAAGGAGTTCGACAAGGAACTGACCGGTGAGTATGTCGGCATCGGAGCGCAGATCCAGATCCGCGACGGGTGGCTCACGATCGCCTCGCCTCTGGAGGATTCGCCCGCGTATCGCGTAGGTCTGATGGCCGACGATCGCGTGACCAAGATCGATGGTGAGTCGACGTTCGGGCTTACCGACGAGCAATGCGTGGAGCGGCTGACGGGCGAGCCGGGGACGAGCGTGACGCTCACAATCGAGCGCAAGGGCGAGCAGATCGAGCTGCAGGTCGTGCGCGAGCCGATCAAGACGCGGTCCGTCAAGGGGTTCCACCGTGATCCGACAGATGCCCAGAAATGGCAGGCGTACATCGATCCGGCCAGGAAGATCATGTATCTCCGGCTTACCCAGTTCACACCGAACTGCTCCTTCGAGTTCGCTCAGGCACTCGTCGCGGCGGGTGCTGACAAGGGCGAGGTGAAGGGGCTGATCGTCGATCTCCGCTGGAACGGAGGCGGCGTCCTGCAGGATGCCATCGCGATCGCTGATATGTTCCTTTCCGAGGGTGTCATCGTTTCGACGAAGGGACGCGCGCACTCGGAAGAGGTTGCCAGAGCATCTGCTCCGGGGACGCTTCCTGAGTTTCCCATCACGGTGCTTGTGAACTCGCAGTCCGCTTCAGCCGCGGAGGTGTTGGCCGGAGCTCTCTCTGAGAACGGGCGAGCAGTCGTAGTCGGAACGAGGACCTTCGGCAAGGGGTTGGTCCAGACCGTTCGGACGCTGCCCAACTCGGGCGGCGCGCAGCTCAAGATCACCGAGCAGGCCTACTACCTGCCTTCTGGCCGCTCGCTGCATCGAAAGGGTGATTCCGCCGAGTGGGGCGTCGATCCGACGGATGGCTTCTATCTGCCGATCACGGATCAGGAGGTGATCGACCTCTTCACGGTTCGGCGTGAGCAGGACATCATTCGAAATGGCGCGTCCGCTTCTGAGTCGGATTGGGCGGATCCCGATCGAATCCTCGAGAAGCTGAAGGATCGGCAGCTCGCCGCCGCGCTGCGGGCGATTCAGGCGAAGATCGATACCGGCGAGTGGCTCCAGACCGGGCAGCCGCTGCCGCAGCGCGGGGCCCAGGCGGGCGAGGAGCTGGCGAGGTTGCTTCGGACGCGGGACCGCATCGAGCGTGAACTGCTTCGGATCGATGAGCGGATCGAGATGCTCCAGGCGGCAAGCGGCAAGCCGGCCGAGTTGCCCGACCTCTGGGACGACGAGATCGAGATCACTGGCGGGCGTCTGATCGTCTACGACAAGAGCGGGCAGAAGGTCTCTGAGTTGCAGATCACCGGTCCGAATGTTGAGCGTGCTTTGCAGAGTGCGGATGTGAAAAAGTCCGAGGAAGGAACCGGCGAGTAA
- the tsaD gene encoding tRNA (adenosine(37)-N6)-threonylcarbamoyltransferase complex transferase subunit TsaD: MLTLGIESSCDETGVSIVEDGRRVRSSVVASQNDLHAQYRGVVPELAGRAHVRSILPVLRTALREADATLHDVGLVAVGHRPGLIGSLLVGLTAAKAIAWSMGLPIVGVDHVHAHLYSPLLDLAEHERPAYPAIGLVVSGGHTSIYRLESPVVLTRLGATIDDAIGEAYDKAATLLDLPFPGGPNLDRLAAEPGANDRAHDLPISRLSPTSLDFSFSGLKTATMLAVRGDPQAGSDPRTGERLTHDERRDIAASFQRAAVRAVLIKLERAFDSTPCRSLLVGGGVSANSRLRAELMRLGKDRGIDVRLPPMRYCIDNAAMIAGLGHAMFASGRGDDLTLEPTPTTAC, translated from the coding sequence GTGCTGACGCTCGGCATCGAATCATCCTGCGACGAGACCGGCGTGTCGATCGTTGAGGACGGCCGGCGCGTTCGGTCGTCCGTAGTCGCCTCTCAGAACGATCTGCACGCCCAGTATCGGGGTGTCGTTCCCGAACTCGCGGGGCGAGCCCACGTCCGTAGCATCCTTCCCGTGCTCAGGACCGCGCTGCGAGAGGCGGACGCCACGCTCCACGATGTCGGGCTCGTGGCAGTCGGGCACAGGCCCGGCCTCATCGGGTCTCTCCTTGTGGGGTTGACGGCGGCCAAGGCAATCGCCTGGTCGATGGGGCTCCCGATTGTCGGCGTTGATCACGTGCACGCGCACCTGTACTCGCCATTGCTCGATCTCGCAGAGCACGAACGTCCGGCGTACCCCGCGATCGGGCTTGTCGTGAGCGGCGGTCACACCTCGATCTATCGCCTTGAGTCGCCGGTTGTGCTCACTCGCCTCGGGGCGACGATCGACGACGCGATCGGCGAGGCGTACGACAAAGCGGCGACGCTGCTCGATCTGCCCTTTCCCGGCGGGCCGAACCTTGATCGCCTCGCGGCAGAACCCGGCGCGAATGATCGTGCCCACGACCTGCCGATCTCACGCCTGAGTCCGACTTCGCTCGATTTCTCGTTCAGCGGGCTCAAGACCGCGACCATGCTCGCCGTGAGAGGCGATCCGCAGGCAGGGTCGGACCCGCGTACAGGAGAGCGGCTCACGCACGACGAGCGACGTGATATCGCGGCATCGTTCCAGCGTGCGGCTGTTCGCGCGGTCCTCATCAAGCTCGAACGTGCGTTCGACTCGACGCCCTGCCGCTCGCTCCTTGTCGGCGGGGGTGTCTCCGCCAACTCCCGCCTGAGAGCCGAGTTGATGAGACTGGGCAAGGACCGCGGGATCGATGTGCGATTGCCCCCGATGAGATACTGCATCGACAACGCCGCGATGATCGCGGGGCTCGGGCACGCGATGTTCGCGTCTGGACGCGGGGATGATCTGACGCTCGAACCAACACCCACAACAGCATGCTGA
- a CDS encoding flavin reductase, whose protein sequence is MAAAKHNPIEEVLAMLPAALFLMTAAYEGKRAGHIVRSVQVCSDIPVLICVAARKGHSIAPLIRDSHRFAICIIPPAESAMLKRFELEIAPDEMGDTFDALSVETLKSQSPIPKRSLAALDCEVVRHFDLEADHELFIGSPIAARVYRSNPTG, encoded by the coding sequence ATGGCCGCAGCGAAGCACAACCCCATCGAAGAGGTGCTCGCGATGCTCCCCGCGGCGTTGTTCCTCATGACGGCCGCATATGAGGGCAAACGCGCCGGACACATCGTTCGATCCGTACAGGTCTGCTCCGACATTCCCGTGCTGATCTGCGTCGCAGCGAGGAAGGGACACTCCATCGCCCCGCTGATCCGCGACAGCCACAGATTCGCGATCTGCATCATCCCGCCGGCCGAATCGGCCATGCTCAAACGCTTCGAGCTGGAGATCGCCCCCGACGAGATGGGCGACACTTTCGACGCGCTCTCGGTCGAAACGCTCAAGTCTCAGTCGCCGATCCCCAAACGCTCCCTCGCGGCACTCGATTGCGAGGTCGTCCGCCACTTCGATCTCGAAGCAGACCATGAGCTCTTCATCGGAAGCCCAATAGCGGCAAGAGTTTATCGTTCGAATCCAACAGGGTGA
- the raiA gene encoding ribosome-associated translation inhibitor RaiA, whose product MQLVIRATNLPVTDPIREHVSKRVLGAVKRFASRLSTVTVVLEDENGPRGGIDKACRIEAGLATSGEPVVVVDRSDDLYGAVDRATGRFKRALARRTERRNARQRRPCRAVA is encoded by the coding sequence ATGCAGCTTGTGATACGCGCGACCAATCTACCTGTGACTGATCCGATCCGAGAGCATGTGTCGAAACGAGTGCTCGGCGCTGTGAAGCGATTCGCAAGCCGCCTCTCGACCGTGACGGTTGTGCTTGAGGACGAGAACGGCCCTCGTGGCGGAATCGACAAGGCGTGCCGCATCGAGGCGGGGCTTGCGACCTCCGGTGAGCCGGTGGTCGTCGTGGATCGGTCCGACGATTTGTACGGGGCGGTCGATCGCGCGACGGGTCGGTTCAAGCGTGCGCTTGCGCGTCGCACTGAGCGACGGAACGCCAGGCAGCGCAGACCCTGCAGGGCTGTCGCCTGA
- the mutS gene encoding DNA mismatch repair protein MutS, which produces MSKGGTNGSGSGAKAGGGNDPRQTPAMRQYFAFKAKHPDCVLLFRMGDFYETFDDDAVKLSKALGLTLTQRTAGMPMAGVPYHQLEVYLRRAIIAGFRVAVADQIEDPSEAKGIVARAVTRVLTPGTLVDDSVLPDDATNRLGAAWFSGWGDGNDEADEGEVGLAVVEVSTGAFTVVACPASSLVDELSRRGVTELLYADPGDGRPPARVKRVIEALSISGTPRPSWQFRPDEALEALREQYKVRTLGGFGLDDRSVCVPPAGAVIRYLKETQTPAAGESVPKDSAFAALTRATLAHLSVPRVEAAGAGGLLAIDATSLRALEIERPLRQLSFAGAGNLSGTGDGSLLGLFLGTPGAFATPMGRRLLREWLVRPLGSVDRIRERQTCVACLVEDRRFASGLFGAIDGVQDAARIAARVALARVTPRDIVALGLSLARVDAIMSSLGAEEGRVAGAFGPYASRLNAIRDALQPLATRITTTCVDAPPAHLREGGLIRDGIDAELDEARLLQRDAGQWMIEYQQRLMAEHQVAGLKVGFNKIFGYYIELTAAQARSAPATFTRKQTLKNAERYITPELKAFEDKVSTAEARAVGREQAIFDALCADAMARLTEIRAFAEIVAELDALHALAHRAALKGWIKPEIVEEPTLVIHGGRHPVLEDRLGRDFVPNDLELGAIVPDDAARAPLALITGPNMAGKSTFIRQTALITLLAHAGSFVPADRATIGIVDRVFTRVGADDAIHQGQSTFMVEMTETANILNNATDRSLVVLDEIGRGTSTLDGLSLAWAITEHLVQPRPSDGPGEGEGSRGPRTLFATHYHELTHLEERLPGRVRNLHVAVREWTTPDGSHEIVFLHRILPGRTDQSYGIHVARLAGIPRTVTDRAKEVLDSLAVQHDMGGGAGDGSVFGTRETEPRAAEPQGTSAKEPRSKKPDISRITTRAPSSQLALFTEILEHPAVSEIREMKLDAMTPMQAFDLLREIKRRVDEQ; this is translated from the coding sequence ATGTCGAAGGGCGGCACGAACGGAAGCGGTAGTGGAGCCAAAGCGGGAGGCGGGAACGATCCGCGCCAGACGCCGGCGATGCGCCAGTACTTTGCCTTTAAAGCGAAGCATCCTGACTGCGTGCTGCTCTTCCGGATGGGAGACTTCTACGAGACATTCGATGATGATGCGGTGAAGTTGAGCAAGGCCCTCGGGCTGACGCTCACGCAACGCACGGCCGGGATGCCCATGGCCGGTGTGCCGTATCACCAGTTGGAGGTCTATCTCCGGCGAGCGATCATCGCGGGCTTTCGCGTCGCGGTCGCCGATCAGATCGAGGACCCGTCCGAGGCCAAGGGGATCGTCGCTCGCGCCGTGACCCGTGTCCTCACGCCGGGCACGCTCGTCGATGATTCGGTCCTTCCGGACGATGCGACAAATCGGCTCGGCGCGGCGTGGTTCAGCGGCTGGGGCGATGGCAATGACGAAGCGGACGAAGGGGAGGTTGGCCTCGCCGTCGTCGAGGTCTCGACCGGCGCGTTCACCGTCGTCGCCTGTCCCGCTTCGTCTCTGGTGGATGAGTTATCCAGGCGCGGCGTGACGGAGCTGCTCTACGCCGATCCGGGCGATGGGCGTCCTCCCGCGCGAGTGAAGCGAGTGATCGAGGCACTCAGCATCTCGGGCACGCCCCGCCCATCATGGCAGTTCAGGCCCGACGAGGCGCTTGAGGCACTGCGTGAGCAATACAAGGTCCGGACGCTCGGCGGCTTCGGGTTGGACGATCGGAGTGTCTGTGTGCCCCCGGCGGGCGCGGTCATTCGGTACCTGAAGGAAACACAGACTCCCGCAGCGGGCGAGAGCGTGCCTAAGGACTCGGCGTTCGCGGCACTCACACGCGCGACGCTGGCGCACCTCTCCGTCCCGCGCGTCGAAGCGGCTGGGGCGGGCGGCCTGCTCGCCATCGACGCGACGAGTCTGCGTGCACTCGAGATCGAGCGGCCGCTCAGGCAGCTGTCGTTCGCGGGTGCGGGGAACCTCTCGGGCACGGGCGACGGGTCCCTGCTCGGACTCTTCCTCGGCACACCCGGCGCCTTCGCGACGCCCATGGGGCGGCGGCTGCTCCGAGAGTGGCTGGTGCGCCCGCTCGGGAGCGTCGATCGCATCAGAGAACGTCAGACGTGCGTCGCATGTCTGGTCGAGGATCGTCGCTTCGCGTCGGGCCTCTTCGGAGCGATCGACGGCGTGCAGGATGCGGCACGGATCGCCGCGAGGGTCGCGCTCGCGCGGGTCACGCCTCGGGACATCGTGGCGCTCGGGCTTTCGCTGGCGAGGGTCGATGCGATCATGAGTTCGCTTGGTGCGGAGGAAGGGCGTGTGGCGGGCGCGTTCGGCCCATACGCCTCACGCCTCAACGCGATACGTGACGCGCTCCAACCCCTCGCCACGCGCATCACAACGACGTGCGTGGACGCACCCCCGGCGCACCTGCGCGAGGGCGGGCTGATCCGTGACGGGATCGATGCGGAGCTCGACGAGGCACGCCTGCTCCAGCGCGACGCCGGACAGTGGATGATCGAGTATCAGCAGCGTCTGATGGCCGAGCACCAGGTCGCGGGGCTGAAGGTCGGGTTCAACAAGATCTTCGGGTACTACATCGAGCTGACGGCGGCCCAGGCCCGTTCCGCGCCCGCCACGTTCACGCGCAAGCAGACGCTCAAGAACGCCGAGCGTTACATCACGCCGGAACTCAAGGCGTTCGAGGACAAAGTCTCCACGGCGGAGGCCAGAGCGGTCGGTCGCGAGCAGGCGATCTTCGATGCGCTCTGCGCCGATGCGATGGCGCGGCTCACCGAGATCCGCGCGTTCGCTGAGATCGTTGCGGAGCTCGACGCCCTTCATGCGCTGGCGCATCGTGCCGCGCTGAAGGGGTGGATAAAGCCAGAGATCGTCGAAGAGCCGACACTGGTGATCCATGGCGGACGCCACCCCGTGCTGGAGGATCGGCTCGGGCGCGACTTCGTGCCCAACGACCTGGAACTCGGCGCGATCGTGCCGGACGACGCGGCCCGCGCTCCCCTGGCCCTGATCACCGGGCCCAACATGGCCGGCAAGAGCACGTTCATCCGCCAGACCGCGCTCATCACGCTCCTCGCGCACGCCGGCAGCTTCGTCCCCGCGGACCGCGCCACGATCGGCATCGTCGATCGCGTCTTCACCCGTGTCGGTGCCGACGATGCGATCCATCAGGGGCAATCGACCTTCATGGTCGAGATGACCGAGACCGCCAACATCCTGAACAACGCCACCGATCGCTCGCTCGTTGTGCTCGATGAGATCGGGCGCGGCACATCAACGCTCGACGGCCTCTCGCTCGCGTGGGCGATCACCGAGCACCTCGTACAGCCGCGCCCGAGCGATGGTCCAGGCGAGGGTGAAGGCAGTCGAGGCCCGCGCACGCTCTTCGCCACGCACTATCACGAACTCACGCACCTGGAAGAGCGTCTGCCGGGGCGCGTCCGCAACCTGCACGTTGCCGTGCGCGAATGGACCACGCCCGACGGCTCGCATGAGATCGTCTTCCTGCATCGCATCCTGCCAGGACGGACCGACCAGTCCTACGGCATCCACGTCGCGAGACTGGCCGGGATCCCGCGAACCGTCACCGATCGCGCGAAGGAAGTTCTCGACTCACTCGCGGTGCAGCACGACATGGGTGGTGGAGCCGGGGATGGCAGCGTCTTCGGCACTCGCGAGACGGAGCCGCGTGCCGCTGAACCCCAGGGCACGTCGGCAAAGGAGCCGCGCTCAAAGAAGCCCGACATCTCTCGCATCACGACCCGCGCGCCCAGTTCACAACTCGCACTCTTCACCGAGATCCTTGAGCATCCCGCAGTCTCCGAGATCCGCGAGATGAAGCTGGATGCCATGACACCCATGCAGGCCTTCGACCTCTTGCGCGAGATCAAGCGACGGGTGGACGAGCAATAA
- a CDS encoding thioredoxin family protein has product MLTNTLLQSKFQSGHAYDAYVATGTPDQQSKWRDFHARVMLTDPQRTLIAGFTRQVNILIVSGTWCGDCVQQVPMFDHLARANPAKIALRVVDRDKNLDLAEPLSICSGLRVPTVLFLNEDFDFCSLMGDRSLARYRAIAAAKLGASCPLPGAPVPPDEIAATLQDWVNELERVQLMLRLSPKLRDRHQD; this is encoded by the coding sequence ATGCTCACCAACACCCTCCTCCAATCCAAGTTCCAATCCGGGCACGCCTACGACGCGTACGTCGCGACCGGGACTCCCGATCAGCAGTCCAAGTGGCGTGACTTCCACGCCCGGGTCATGCTGACAGACCCGCAGCGGACGCTCATCGCGGGCTTCACCCGCCAGGTGAACATCCTGATCGTCTCGGGCACCTGGTGCGGCGACTGCGTCCAGCAGGTCCCCATGTTCGACCATCTCGCACGCGCCAACCCCGCGAAGATCGCGCTCCGCGTCGTCGATCGCGACAAGAACCTCGATCTCGCGGAGCCGCTCTCGATCTGTTCGGGGCTGCGCGTCCCGACCGTCCTCTTCCTGAACGAGGATTTCGACTTCTGCTCGTTGATGGGTGACCGCTCGCTCGCACGCTACCGGGCAATAGCCGCGGCAAAGCTCGGCGCATCATGCCCGCTCCCCGGTGCCCCGGTCCCGCCCGACGAGATCGCCGCCACGCTCCAGGACTGGGTGAACGAGTTGGAGCGCGTGCAACTGATGCTTCGGTTGTCGCCGAAGCTTCGCGATCGCCACCAAGACTGA